One region of Thermoleophilia bacterium genomic DNA includes:
- a CDS encoding ATP-binding protein encodes MHDLSLYLLEMIENSVRAGATRVDIALRADRASDELRMVVADNGPGLDVPPEKALDPFYTTKPGKKTGLGLSLLQADAQAAGGELDIGRSAELGGTKVEVLMKLSHVDRPPLGDMAATLLVAAVTNPQVEFRVTLEGDLFDTPVFRASPKEAAEVLGRSLPSVVPID; translated from the coding sequence ATGCATGACCTGTCCCTTTACCTTCTAGAGATGATTGAGAACTCAGTACGAGCGGGAGCAACTCGCGTTGATATTGCCCTTCGCGCAGATCGAGCAAGCGACGAGTTGCGCATGGTCGTAGCCGACAACGGTCCGGGATTGGACGTGCCTCCAGAAAAGGCTCTCGACCCCTTCTACACCACCAAGCCTGGGAAGAAGACCGGTCTCGGGCTAAGTCTTCTTCAAGCCGACGCGCAAGCAGCTGGGGGCGAGCTAGACATTGGACGCTCCGCTGAACTCGGAGGCACCAAGGTCGAAGTCCTCATGAAGTTGTCACATGTTGATCGACCACCGCTTGGGGATATGGCGGCCACCCTGCTGGTTGCAGCAGTGACGAATCCCCAAGTCGAATTTAGGGTCACTCTTGAGGGAGATCTGTTTGATACTCCCGTGTTTCGTGCCTCCCCCAAGGAGGCAGCGGAAGTTCTTGGGCGCAGCTTACCCAGTGTAGTGCCAATCGATTAG
- a CDS encoding NADH-dependent [FeFe] hydrogenase, group A6, which yields MPVLTIDGRQIEVPEGTSVLEACRQAGAHIPTLCYLEGFSATGACRLCLVEIEGARTLVASCAQPATEGMVVKTNSPRVRRARRAVLELLLSEHDGDCYACLRSGDCELRQLAATMGVDEITYPGERTKKLVDESTPALVRDTGKCVSCRRCVTVCSQVQGVTAIFPQYRGFETVIGPAFASDLSDVVCVQCGQCAAVCPVGAILENTAIDQVWEALEDPTKHVIVQTAPAIRAALGEEFGYPPGTRVTGKMVSALRRLGFDAVFDTNFAADLTIIEEGNELLSRLKKALVEGKPVALPMFTSCSPGWIKYMEHFNPDMLSNLSTCKSPQQMFGALAKTYYADKLGKRPEDIVVVSVMPCTAKKFEAQRPEMGRGGVPDVDYVLTTRELARMIKMAGIDFRSLPDDKMDRPLGISTGAADIFAVTGGVMEAALRTAYEIVTGKPFPFPNLHVTPIVGLEGVKEASITIEGALPEWSFLEGVTVNVAVAHGLANAQKVIDRIRSGEATYHFVEVMTCPGGCIGGAGQPRFTDNVVRAARIRAIYEEDESKELRKSHENPDIKALYEEFLGEPLGHKSHELLHTSYTPRERV from the coding sequence ATGCCTGTCCTAACTATAGACGGAAGACAAATTGAGGTACCCGAAGGGACCTCGGTGCTTGAGGCCTGTCGGCAAGCAGGCGCTCACATACCCACTCTGTGTTACCTCGAGGGCTTTTCCGCCACCGGCGCCTGCCGGCTCTGTTTGGTTGAAATCGAGGGCGCCCGCACGTTGGTAGCCTCTTGCGCACAGCCCGCTACCGAAGGCATGGTGGTAAAGACCAACTCGCCCCGGGTAAGACGCGCTCGCCGGGCTGTGCTGGAACTCTTGCTCTCCGAGCATGACGGCGACTGCTACGCCTGCCTGCGCAGCGGCGATTGCGAGCTGCGCCAGCTAGCAGCCACCATGGGCGTGGATGAAATAACGTATCCCGGCGAGCGCACCAAAAAGCTCGTCGATGAGTCCACGCCAGCTCTCGTGCGTGACACCGGCAAATGCGTCTCCTGCCGGCGCTGCGTAACTGTGTGTTCACAGGTTCAAGGCGTAACAGCCATTTTCCCGCAGTACCGCGGCTTTGAGACCGTAATCGGCCCGGCGTTCGCAAGTGACCTAAGCGACGTGGTCTGTGTTCAGTGCGGCCAATGCGCCGCAGTGTGCCCAGTCGGAGCCATACTGGAAAACACTGCCATTGACCAGGTATGGGAAGCCCTGGAAGATCCGACCAAGCACGTAATCGTTCAGACCGCGCCCGCCATTCGAGCCGCCCTTGGCGAAGAGTTTGGCTACCCGCCGGGCACCCGTGTCACCGGCAAGATGGTTTCAGCCCTCCGCCGCTTGGGCTTTGATGCGGTCTTTGACACCAACTTTGCCGCTGACCTGACCATTATCGAGGAGGGAAACGAACTTCTCAGTCGCCTCAAGAAGGCCCTGGTCGAGGGCAAGCCGGTAGCGCTGCCCATGTTCACGAGCTGCTCGCCCGGGTGGATCAAGTACATGGAGCACTTTAATCCCGACATGCTCTCCAATTTGTCCACCTGTAAGTCCCCGCAGCAGATGTTTGGTGCGTTGGCCAAAACCTACTACGCCGACAAACTTGGCAAGCGCCCCGAGGACATAGTGGTGGTGTCGGTGATGCCCTGCACAGCCAAGAAGTTTGAGGCCCAGCGTCCGGAAATGGGTCGGGGTGGAGTTCCAGACGTAGACTATGTTCTTACCACGCGTGAGCTAGCCCGCATGATAAAGATGGCCGGCATTGATTTTCGCAGCCTTCCCGATGACAAGATGGACCGCCCGCTTGGAATCTCCACCGGCGCAGCGGACATTTTTGCCGTGACAGGCGGCGTCATGGAAGCAGCCCTTCGCACCGCTTACGAAATAGTGACGGGCAAACCTTTCCCCTTCCCCAACCTGCATGTGACTCCGATCGTGGGTCTGGAGGGAGTGAAAGAGGCGTCCATTACCATCGAAGGTGCCCTGCCCGAGTGGTCCTTCTTGGAAGGGGTAACGGTCAACGTAGCGGTTGCCCATGGGTTGGCCAATGCTCAGAAGGTCATCGATCGCATCCGGTCCGGCGAGGCCACCTACCACTTTGTCGAGGTGATGACCTGCCCCGGCGGCTGCATCGGCGGTGCGGGGCAACCTCGCTTCACGGACAACGTGGTGCGGGCTGCGCGCATACGCGCTATTTACGAGGAAGACGAGAGCAAAGAACTCCGCAAGTCTCACGAAAACCCGGATATCAAGGCTCTCTACGAGGAGTTCCTTGGTGAGCCGCTGGGTCATAAGTCGCATGAGCTGCTGCATACCAGCTACACACCCAGGGAGCGAGTCTAG
- a CDS encoding ATP-binding protein, whose product MPTWDNPLITIIGEKCRLCYACVRECPAKAIQVVDGQARVVQPRCIGCGNCLRVCSQNAKQVRDDTARAFAVLESGAHAAAIVAPSFPAEFTDISPGKLVAMIRALGFKSVHEVALGADLVAYAYKRLLEENPHNRYIATPCPAVVSYVRKYHTRLIPYLAPIVSPMVATARALRRELGPDIKVVFMGPCVAKKRASIDETQIEIDAVLTYAELRDMFARKGIKPEDFGDDDNFDPPYGGVGMVFPISGGLLQTAGLEEDLISGEIIVAEGKNDFVETISEFDQARTDTRLLDILACQGCYAGAGMTSKETLLQRRTRISDYAKKRLASFTDEQMAQIMSLEQLSRELDLSRTYEPDEQTLGVSATEEELTEILHRMGKHKPEDFLNCGACGYDTCMDHARAVYAGLADSEMCLPHTIEQLRQAYKELEISHRSLEEAKEALERSGRLASMGQLAAGIAHEVNNPLGTLLLHANLLLEECEDDAPIKDDLEVIVEQANRCKRIISGLLNFARQSRVLRQPTDVAELVQRTIRTAPSVDGIQVVVDNRLKDPIADIDPDQIVQVLMNLYTNAQQAMPDGGTMTITLTDDPDTVTISVKDTGVGIPPEHMGRLFDPFFTTKQVGMGTGLGLAVTHGIVKMHRGQITVESNADPSAGPTGSTFTVTLPRHE is encoded by the coding sequence ATGCCCACTTGGGATAATCCCCTTATTACCATCATCGGCGAGAAGTGCCGCCTGTGCTACGCATGCGTGCGCGAATGTCCCGCCAAAGCCATCCAGGTTGTTGATGGTCAGGCTCGCGTCGTTCAGCCCCGCTGTATAGGCTGCGGCAACTGTCTGCGGGTGTGCAGTCAAAACGCCAAACAGGTTCGCGACGACACCGCTCGAGCTTTCGCCGTGCTTGAGTCAGGCGCGCACGCCGCCGCCATAGTTGCCCCAAGTTTTCCCGCTGAGTTCACAGATATATCTCCAGGCAAGCTTGTGGCGATGATTAGAGCTCTGGGCTTCAAGAGCGTGCACGAGGTAGCCCTGGGGGCGGATCTGGTCGCCTATGCATACAAGAGGCTGCTTGAGGAGAATCCCCACAACCGCTATATCGCCACTCCCTGCCCAGCAGTCGTGTCGTACGTCCGCAAGTATCACACCCGCTTGATTCCTTACTTAGCCCCTATCGTCTCACCCATGGTGGCGACTGCTCGGGCCCTTAGGCGTGAACTGGGCCCTGACATCAAGGTGGTCTTTATGGGGCCGTGTGTAGCCAAGAAGCGAGCCTCTATCGATGAAACCCAAATAGAGATCGACGCAGTTCTAACCTATGCCGAGCTCCGCGACATGTTCGCCCGCAAGGGCATAAAACCGGAGGATTTTGGTGACGATGATAACTTTGACCCTCCCTATGGCGGAGTAGGGATGGTGTTTCCGATATCCGGCGGCCTCCTTCAGACTGCCGGCTTGGAGGAAGACTTAATAAGCGGCGAGATCATCGTAGCCGAAGGAAAGAACGATTTTGTAGAGACCATCAGCGAGTTTGACCAGGCGCGTACAGATACCAGGCTGCTTGACATCCTAGCTTGCCAAGGCTGCTATGCGGGAGCGGGAATGACCAGCAAAGAGACTCTGCTCCAGCGCCGGACACGTATAAGCGACTACGCCAAGAAGCGACTGGCTAGTTTCACCGATGAACAGATGGCTCAAATAATGAGCCTCGAGCAGCTTTCGCGCGAACTCGATCTCTCGCGAACATATGAGCCAGACGAACAGACGCTTGGGGTTTCGGCTACTGAGGAAGAGCTCACGGAAATACTCCATCGCATGGGTAAGCACAAGCCGGAGGATTTTCTAAACTGCGGAGCATGCGGCTATGACACTTGCATGGATCATGCCCGGGCGGTATACGCAGGACTGGCCGACTCGGAGATGTGTCTACCCCATACCATTGAGCAACTTCGGCAAGCATACAAAGAACTGGAGATTTCGCACCGTTCGCTAGAGGAAGCCAAGGAAGCCCTCGAGCGTTCCGGCCGACTGGCCAGCATGGGACAACTAGCTGCCGGCATCGCCCACGAGGTTAACAACCCCCTGGGGACCCTACTCCTTCACGCCAACCTGCTCCTTGAGGAATGCGAAGATGACGCCCCCATCAAAGACGACCTTGAGGTGATAGTCGAGCAGGCTAACCGCTGTAAGCGAATTATCTCAGGTCTGCTCAACTTTGCCCGACAAAGCCGCGTGCTGCGTCAGCCTACAGATGTCGCTGAGCTGGTACAAAGAACTATTCGCACCGCTCCTTCGGTAGACGGAATCCAGGTAGTGGTCGACAATCGACTCAAAGACCCCATTGCCGACATCGATCCCGATCAGATTGTCCAGGTCCTAATGAATCTCTACACCAATGCCCAGCAGGCCATGCCTGACGGAGGAACTATGACGATCACCCTCACCGATGATCCAGACACCGTCACGATCAGTGTGAAAGACACCGGGGTCGGTATCCCACCCGAGCACATGGGTCGCCTCTTTGATCCGTTCTTTACCACCAAGCAGGTGGGGATGGGTACCGGTCTGGGGCTAGCGGTCACTCACGGGATTGTCAAGATGCACCGAGGTCAGATCACCGTCGAGTCAAACGCCGACCCATCTGCTGGCCCAACAGGCTCTACTTTCACAGTCACTCTGCCTCGGCACGAATAG
- a CDS encoding FAD-dependent oxidoreductase produces MTEQETELQIPEVRVNPANAARKVAIIGSGPAGLSCAYFLARLGYKPTIFEKEPIPGGMLVQAIPAYRLPRNLVEREVSMIENLGVKIVTGKSLGRDFTLSDLRNQGYEAVFVAVGAPKGLRLGIPGEDGNGVTEALTFLREYNINGKAQVGKQVVVVGGGNSAIDAARTALRLGAEKVTILYRRQRASMPAWTEEVEAALEEGITLLELTSPKEILRDSTGKVVGVVCQRMALGDYDSSGRRRPVPGRYPDFTLECDQVIAAVGQALDAKELVGDLDIELANGWLKVDPGTGATSVDWIFAGGDAATGPASVVEAVAAGEKAAVSIDRFLTGEDHAFWRREVAVDTYFDPDAEPVATPRARVECLDAATRARTFEEVELSWDMQTACGEAKRCLRCDYGKVPVSEEAGETLASVALAGAASPTNVSPVVDVEGGVN; encoded by the coding sequence ATGACTGAGCAGGAGACCGAACTTCAGATCCCCGAGGTACGCGTAAATCCGGCCAACGCAGCGCGCAAGGTAGCTATCATCGGGAGCGGCCCCGCTGGTCTGTCTTGCGCCTACTTCCTCGCTCGGCTTGGGTACAAACCCACCATCTTTGAGAAAGAGCCGATCCCTGGCGGCATGCTGGTGCAGGCCATCCCGGCATACCGACTACCGCGGAATCTGGTTGAGCGCGAGGTCAGCATGATCGAAAACCTAGGGGTAAAGATCGTGACGGGCAAGTCTCTGGGCCGCGACTTTACCCTGAGCGACCTGCGCAACCAAGGCTACGAGGCCGTTTTTGTCGCCGTTGGCGCCCCCAAGGGGCTCCGTCTCGGTATCCCGGGCGAGGATGGCAACGGAGTCACCGAAGCATTGACCTTCCTGCGCGAGTACAACATTAACGGCAAGGCTCAGGTCGGCAAACAAGTGGTCGTGGTGGGCGGCGGTAATTCCGCCATTGACGCAGCGCGGACTGCGCTTCGCCTGGGAGCCGAAAAGGTCACCATTCTCTACCGTCGCCAGCGAGCTAGCATGCCCGCCTGGACCGAGGAGGTGGAGGCCGCTCTCGAAGAAGGCATAACGCTTCTCGAGCTTACCTCGCCAAAAGAAATACTGCGCGATAGCACAGGCAAGGTTGTAGGCGTTGTGTGTCAGCGCATGGCTCTGGGCGATTATGACAGCTCTGGGCGCCGTCGTCCGGTGCCAGGACGTTATCCGGACTTCACCTTGGAATGTGACCAGGTTATCGCCGCTGTCGGTCAAGCGCTTGACGCCAAAGAGCTTGTGGGAGACCTTGACATTGAGCTTGCCAACGGTTGGCTCAAGGTTGACCCAGGAACCGGCGCCACAAGCGTAGACTGGATCTTCGCTGGTGGGGACGCTGCAACAGGACCAGCTTCGGTCGTGGAAGCGGTGGCGGCTGGCGAGAAAGCCGCGGTTAGCATTGACCGCTTCCTCACCGGGGAAGACCACGCTTTCTGGCGTCGCGAAGTAGCAGTCGACACCTACTTTGACCCCGACGCCGAACCGGTAGCTACTCCACGCGCTAGAGTCGAGTGCTTGGACGCCGCAACACGCGCTCGTACCTTTGAAGAGGTCGAGCTTTCTTGGGATATGCAGACCGCCTGCGGAGAAGCAAAGCGCTGTCTCCGCTGCGACTACGGGAAGGTTCCCGTGAGCGAGGAAGCAGGAGAGACTTTGGCGAGCGTAGCTCTCGCTGGTGCTGCTTCTCCCACAAACGTGTCGCCTGTTGTTGATGTTGAAGGAGGCGTGAACTAA
- a CDS encoding response regulator — MTTQQKPLVLIVDDDYDFLEINRMHLERAGYRVVTAADPEAALRKMEEEKPDLVITDLMMTNLDSGFSLARTIREDPRYADIPLVIATSVSSALGLDFRPRTPEEQAQMHADAYFDKPLDIPTLLETIARLLKHSTEQAEES; from the coding sequence ATGACCACGCAGCAAAAACCGCTGGTACTCATCGTTGACGATGATTATGACTTCCTCGAGATAAACCGTATGCATCTCGAGAGAGCGGGATATCGCGTGGTTACAGCTGCTGATCCTGAGGCCGCGCTTAGAAAAATGGAAGAGGAGAAGCCGGACCTGGTCATCACCGACCTCATGATGACCAACCTTGACTCCGGCTTCTCCCTTGCCCGCACAATAAGAGAGGACCCGCGGTATGCTGATATCCCTTTGGTAATCGCTACCTCTGTTTCAAGCGCCCTGGGTTTAGACTTTAGACCCCGCACCCCAGAAGAACAGGCACAAATGCACGCAGATGCGTATTTTGACAAACCACTTGACATACCAACTTTGCTAGAGACAATCGCAAGGTTGCTCAAGCACTCAACTGAGCAGGCGGAGGAGAGCTGA
- a CDS encoding (2Fe-2S) ferredoxin domain-containing protein, giving the protein MTEKKIKSPADLLSLAQRAKEEVDLRSGAKEIKVTVHMGTCGIAAGARDVVVNFLTEVAEAKLDNVTIHQSGCAGLCEMEPMATIQFADGSVYHYGLLDSKEKVHRIVESHLRGGQPVDEYLIKSA; this is encoded by the coding sequence ATGACCGAAAAAAAGATCAAAAGCCCGGCAGATCTTCTTTCTCTAGCCCAACGCGCAAAGGAGGAGGTGGATCTTCGGTCTGGAGCCAAGGAGATTAAGGTCACCGTTCACATGGGAACCTGTGGGATTGCCGCGGGGGCCCGTGATGTGGTGGTGAATTTCCTGACCGAAGTGGCGGAGGCCAAGCTGGACAACGTGACTATCCACCAGTCCGGTTGCGCAGGTCTCTGCGAAATGGAGCCGATGGCTACAATCCAGTTCGCCGATGGCAGCGTGTACCACTATGGGCTCCTCGACAGCAAAGAGAAGGTGCACCGCATTGTGGAGTCTCATCTCAGGGGAGGACAACCTGTGGATGAGTACCTCATTAAGTCGGCTTAG
- a CDS encoding NAD(P)H-dependent oxidoreductase subunit E, with amino-acid sequence MTEETVSGQSPCPHGCEEPSEEELLTRLEEVIENYKDKPGALIPVLQIAQGLFGYLPATALKKIAKGLGKSYSEVAGVVSFYSFFSTVPRGRNLIRVCLGTACYVRGGLQVLEALKKELGIEVGETTGDREFSLEVARCFGACGLAPVITVNDNVHHRVKPARIGEILAQYSSAYGPKEPAVAGVGERSA; translated from the coding sequence ATGACGGAAGAAACAGTAAGTGGGCAAAGTCCTTGCCCGCACGGGTGCGAAGAGCCATCCGAAGAGGAGCTGCTTACGCGCCTGGAGGAAGTAATAGAAAACTACAAAGACAAGCCGGGTGCTCTCATCCCGGTCCTCCAGATCGCGCAAGGGCTATTTGGATACTTGCCCGCCACGGCGCTCAAAAAAATCGCCAAAGGCTTGGGCAAGTCTTACAGCGAGGTCGCTGGGGTGGTGAGCTTTTACTCGTTTTTCTCCACTGTTCCCCGCGGCCGAAACTTGATTCGAGTCTGCCTGGGCACCGCGTGCTACGTGCGCGGAGGCCTGCAAGTGCTCGAGGCCCTCAAGAAGGAATTGGGCATCGAGGTGGGCGAGACCACAGGCGATCGAGAGTTCTCACTTGAGGTTGCGCGCTGCTTCGGCGCCTGCGGTCTTGCTCCTGTAATAACTGTCAATGACAACGTTCATCATAGAGTCAAGCCGGCCCGCATCGGAGAGATCCTTGCTCAATACAGTTCCGCGTATGGACCCAAGGAGCCTGCGGTTGCCGGGGTGGGCGAAAGGAGCGCTTGA
- a CDS encoding ATP-binding protein, which produces MASPRQEVLKVAMVDDEAPLCAAVRRILNKFRVHVEEVGVDVSYVTSTFATGEQFLDSLARGEEHDLLLLDLKLPGMSGLDILKELNEQNRSLLTIMITAYATFETAVEATKLGAYDFLPKPFSPEELRYSVRKATNQLVISREARRLAEEQRQVRFNFISVLSHELKAPLNAIEGYLKILREDEPPERQALIDRCLIRLDGMRKLIFDLLDLTRIESGQKARQFAEVDVRAIAQRTIDLFRPEAAQRNISISLDAPDPVVMIADPGEIEIILNNLVSNAVKYNRQNGQVTVKLRRSGPVIRIDVSDTGIGLTPEEASKLFKEFVRIRNEETVNILGSGLGLSTVKKLAQLYGGDATVQSQKGVGSTFSVTLYDAEFPQTTPDRTRAAAAL; this is translated from the coding sequence ATGGCCTCTCCTCGACAAGAAGTCCTCAAGGTAGCAATGGTCGACGACGAGGCTCCGCTGTGCGCTGCAGTGCGCCGCATCTTGAACAAGTTCCGGGTGCACGTGGAAGAAGTAGGCGTAGATGTCAGTTATGTAACCTCGACCTTCGCCACCGGCGAGCAGTTCTTGGATAGCCTTGCCCGAGGTGAAGAGCACGACCTACTGCTACTCGACCTTAAGCTCCCGGGTATGAGCGGGCTTGACATTCTAAAGGAGCTAAACGAGCAAAACCGCTCTCTGCTGACCATCATGATCACCGCCTACGCCACTTTCGAGACGGCTGTAGAGGCCACCAAGTTGGGAGCATACGACTTCTTGCCGAAACCCTTCTCTCCTGAGGAACTCCGTTACTCGGTCCGGAAGGCCACCAATCAATTGGTCATAAGTCGCGAAGCCCGCCGCCTGGCCGAAGAACAGCGCCAGGTGCGCTTCAACTTCATTTCCGTGCTCTCGCACGAGCTCAAGGCTCCCCTTAACGCCATCGAAGGGTATCTCAAGATCCTGCGAGAGGACGAGCCTCCGGAGCGCCAAGCACTGATTGACCGCTGCCTCATTCGTCTTGATGGAATGCGCAAGTTGATCTTCGACCTCCTGGACCTAACCCGAATTGAATCGGGTCAAAAGGCACGGCAGTTCGCCGAGGTTGATGTGCGAGCCATTGCCCAGAGAACCATCGATCTGTTTAGACCAGAAGCAGCCCAGCGAAACATCTCCATCTCCCTGGACGCTCCCGATCCCGTGGTTATGATTGCCGACCCAGGCGAAATTGAGATCATCCTAAACAACCTCGTTTCAAATGCAGTCAAGTACAACCGGCAGAACGGCCAGGTGACTGTCAAACTGCGGCGGTCCGGCCCTGTGATTAGGATTGACGTCTCCGACACCGGCATCGGTCTCACCCCTGAGGAAGCTTCGAAGCTATTTAAGGAGTTTGTCCGCATCCGAAACGAGGAAACAGTCAACATCTTGGGCAGCGGCCTCGGTCTTTCTACGGTCAAGAAATTAGCCCAGCTTTATGGCGGCGACGCCACAGTACAAAGCCAAAAAGGAGTGGGTAGTACATTTAGTGTCACCCTCTACGACGCCGAGTTTCCCCAGACGACGCCTGACCGCACTCGAGCTGCCGCAGCGCTGTGA